The following proteins are encoded in a genomic region of Catharus ustulatus isolate bCatUst1 chromosome 4, bCatUst1.pri.v2, whole genome shotgun sequence:
- the PYROXD1 gene encoding pyridine nucleotide-disulfide oxidoreductase domain-containing protein 1 translates to MAAAGGAVRSRFAVVGGGIAGVTCAEKLAAEFPSEDIFLMTASPVIKAVTNFKQVSKTLEEFDVEEQPSSLLEKRYPNIRVIQSAVKQLKSDEHKIYTEDGKEYIYEKLCLCAGAKPKLIAEGNPYVLGIRDTDSAQAFQKNLAQAERIVVVGNGGIALELVYEIQGCEVIWAIKDKAIGNTFFDAGAAEFLLPKLTAESRETPIECKRTKYTLEGSEEKGRVTGTSDKLGSALGPDWHEGLHLKGTKEFSHKVHIETQCEVKKIYLQQEFIQLQRTSLTFPKGEKNVEADEVLWPVYVELTNGKIYGCNFIVSATGVVPNVEPFLDGNNFAVAEDGGLKVDEHMHTSLPDVYAAGDICTAAWEPSPVWHQMRLWTQARQMGWYAAKCMAADALGESIDMDFSFELFAHITKFFNYKVVVLGKYNAQGLGSDHELMLRCTKGHEYVKAVMQNGRMMGAVLIGETDLEETFENLILNQMDLSMYGEDLLNPDIDIEDYFD, encoded by the exons atggcggcggcgggcggtgCCGTGCGGAGCCGCTTCGCCGTGGTGGGCGGCGGAATCGCGGGGGTCACCTGCGCCGAGAAG CTGGCTGCAGAATTCCCATCAgaagacatttttttaatgacagctTCCCCAGTTATAAAAGCTGTAACTAATTTCAAGCAG GTCTCCAAAACACTTGAGGAATTTGATGTCGAAGAGCAACCAAGTTCCCTATTAGAAAAAAGATATCCCAATATTAGAGTTATACAGTCTGCAGTAAAACAGTTGAAAAGTGATGAACAT AAAATTTACACTGAAGATGGGAAAgaatatatatatgaaaaactTTGCCTGTGTGCTGGAGCCAAACCAAAATTAATTGCTGAAGGGAACCCGTATGTATTAGGAATCCGGGATACTGACAGTGCACAG GCTTTTCAGAAGAATTTGGCTCAGGCTGAGAGAATAGTGGTGGTAGGAAATGGTGGGATTGCCCTTGAATTAGT GTATGAAATTCAAGGCTGTGAAGTAATCTGGGCAATCAAAGACAAAGCCATTGGGAACACTTTCTTtgatgcaggagcagctgaatTTCTCCTTCCGAAGCTCActgctgaaagcagagagaCTCCAATTGAGTGTAAAAGAACCAAGTACACACTGGAAG gaagtgaggaaaaaggaagagttACAGGAACATCTGACAAGCTGGGCAGTGCCTTAGGCCCCGACTGGCATGAGGGCTTACACCTTAAAGGGACTAAGGAG ttttctcATAAAGTACATATTGAAACACAGTGTGAAGTAAAGAAAATATACTTACAGCAAGAATTTATCCAACTGCAGCGGACTTCCTTGACTTTTcctaaaggagagaaaaatgtagAAGCAGATGAGG tgctgtggcCTGTATATGTGGAATTAACTAATGGAAAAATTTATGGATGCAATTTTATTGTCAGTGCAACTGGAGTTGTGCCAAATGTTGAACCATTTCTTGATGGCAATAAT tttgctgtggctgaaGATGGAGGACTGAAGGTAGACGAGCACATGCACACATCGCTGCCAGATGTGTATGCAGCTGGAGATATCTGCACGGCAGCGTGGGAGCCAAGCCCCGTGTGGCACCAG atgaGGCTCTGGACCCAAGCTCGGCAGATGGGATGGTATGCAGCAAAGTGCATGGCAGCAGATGCTTTAGGAGAATCTATTGATATGGATTTCAGCTTTGAACTATTTGCTCACATTACAAAATTTTTCAATTACAAG GTGGTGGTTTTGGGAAAGTACAACGCTCAGGGCTTGGGCTCAGACCATGAGCTGATGCTAAGATGTACCAAGGGACACGAGTATGTGAAAGCAGTGATGCAGAATGGCCGAATgatgggagctgtgctgattGGTGAAACAGACTTGGAAGAAAcctttgaaaatttaattttaaatcaaatggATCTTTCCATGTATGGTGAAGATCTCCTAAATCCAGATATTGATATAGAAGATTATTTTGATTGA